TGTGCTGAAATGGCCTTATCAGCGTATCCAACTCCAGATGCTAGTTTGCATTTGTCTGTGGGCTCTCACGTTCTCCCTCACATCATCATTCACCAGAAACAACTCTCACTTTATTCAGGTGAttaacctgtctgtctgtctctctctctctctctctctctctctctctgtctcagtaaCAGATGATGTCCCAGAAGAAGATTTTCCTGATTCTGGTGGCAGTTAGTACTGTCAGTTTGCTGTTGCATCAGGGGGGTCACCTCAGCTGGTAAGAACATACTAACCAAAAGTTACACAGATTTCAATGgtctttctctcattctatGTAAAACCACAGATAATATTAATTTTCTGTTTCTACAGGACCATGGAAGTATTCCGAATGAACTGCCCATCCCTGAACCCTCCTCAAACTAGCACCACTTTCAAACACACCAATGTGGTCTTCCTCAAGACGCACAAGACAGCCAGCAGTACTGTGCAGAACATATTCTTCCGCTTTGCCGAACGCAACAACCTCACGGTGGCGCTGCCAGTCACCCATTGTGACCACCAGTTCTGCTATCCGCGCATCTTCAGCAGCCATTTTGTCCACCCCCACACCATGCCGCCGAACATTGTGACCAGCCACCTGCGCTTCAGCCGCTCTGAGTTGCAACGCATTATGCCCAATAACACCATTTACATCACCATCTTGCGTGAGCCTGGTGCCATGTTTGAATCCCTGTTCAGCTACTACAATCAGTACTGTGATACTTTTAAGCGAGTCCCCAATGGTTCTCTGGAAGCATTTCTGGACAATCCCTGGGCTTACTATCGTCCACAGGAGAAAGATTCAATGTATGCCAGGAATacgctgacctttgacctgggCGGCGATAAGGATCGACCGTCTGCAGACGTGGTGAGGTATGCGAAGCGATTTGCTGCAGAAGTGGAGTATGTCTTCTCACTGGTCATGATTGCAGAATATTTTGATGAATCGCTAGTCCTGCTGCGGCAT
This genomic interval from Pangasianodon hypophthalmus isolate fPanHyp1 chromosome 4, fPanHyp1.pri, whole genome shotgun sequence contains the following:
- the gal3st3 gene encoding galactose-3-O-sulfotransferase 3 isoform X1, with the protein product MTEMMSQKKIFLILVAVSTVSLLLHQGGHLSWTMEVFRMNCPSLNPPQTSTTFKHTNVVFLKTHKTASSTVQNIFFRFAERNNLTVALPVTHCDHQFCYPRIFSSHFVHPHTMPPNIVTSHLRFSRSELQRIMPNNTIYITILREPGAMFESLFSYYNQYCDTFKRVPNGSLEAFLDNPWAYYRPQEKDSMYARNTLTFDLGGDKDRPSADVVRYAKRFAAEVEYVFSLVMIAEYFDESLVLLRHLLSWDLEDVLYIKQNMRMPSSKGNLSEAQLGKIREWNAIDAMLYDHFNASLWRQLNELGLACVAREVKLLRRAQEQMIRSCFGGNLPQLRSAAEITNKELRPWQPSSKVAIVGYDLPVNASKESGMSKDMCLKMIMPEVQYSKQLLHVQMLRYRSRYFLNNVLKPSGQHQQPTGSILRHSVTPGRSPRARSFHQTRQVGSHN
- the gal3st3 gene encoding galactose-3-O-sulfotransferase 3 isoform X2, with amino-acid sequence MMSQKKIFLILVAVSTVSLLLHQGGHLSWTMEVFRMNCPSLNPPQTSTTFKHTNVVFLKTHKTASSTVQNIFFRFAERNNLTVALPVTHCDHQFCYPRIFSSHFVHPHTMPPNIVTSHLRFSRSELQRIMPNNTIYITILREPGAMFESLFSYYNQYCDTFKRVPNGSLEAFLDNPWAYYRPQEKDSMYARNTLTFDLGGDKDRPSADVVRYAKRFAAEVEYVFSLVMIAEYFDESLVLLRHLLSWDLEDVLYIKQNMRMPSSKGNLSEAQLGKIREWNAIDAMLYDHFNASLWRQLNELGLACVAREVKLLRRAQEQMIRSCFGGNLPQLRSAAEITNKELRPWQPSSKVAIVGYDLPVNASKESGMSKDMCLKMIMPEVQYSKQLLHVQMLRYRSRYFLNNVLKPSGQHQQPTGSILRHSVTPGRSPRARSFHQTRQVGSHN